The following proteins come from a genomic window of Loxodonta africana isolate mLoxAfr1 chromosome 19, mLoxAfr1.hap2, whole genome shotgun sequence:
- the PRR14L gene encoding protein PRR14L isoform X1 — protein sequence MLSSGVETQPVPLDSSMSAVVEEVYSELPVSVSKELHADSEPSGIPDVNPGASGALISQSRTLPLEQQRTHVESCCEENPETLDDGGEPGWCGLVDSTAGGSVASGILDREEKTKNMELKVFRDRGNQEEIVRDLCEGAKEDQSQHSTAAEGKISLRQEELLMQSRKELLCADLPEDFLRSKGNVQITTETLLKSIEKVQGMKVNEAKMDNTEGHRHGNLSKGLSTGCSEYPEVDKIMTSGEVLETSTLVSLEPLTFVDSGLTEATSKEKEHEELKLCPSSLSLLPGNSAISKVDNGKEELCKLNLVCEADDNHQQILVHCNEKHSSAHDRPMHTRSVVVAEPLEENYKVSYFTSSLSNVESRTTSLEECGSKGGGLIKRSTEKTDTSYLDQDDQSKNLASREENEKQRLSPGSERGELSPFNPAQPEEDASGHCSGYSGEKEIVDSPKENINDNYYIQGRIHTESLYSLMPGSSTEATKVMLKENNLKMTSDIQGSFINCEDHTETFANINHSGKHYEENNFSSLMQIEKPERTTTTDPRILNEKIYSKDSDSLVNIQRSLENNTQLNERSCSGFLFKRKSLVNTMPEDQIIPINEVSKPKYGTVQLPPPLEWDCRPESEKTIQNSHDDIPRLDEQSIACEVNELSCTDELVVNKVESECVLNQQVSLNSQDHVKLPSDSLLNINKEMLRARREDFQQSHHYPFEVAADIIANTQTVPIKTRMKDISPPGDKTCDASSNSSKLSIKLGSLERNKQVADSGIEDLHFRLLSSKNEAPGFPQEVSFMECQNVHSQDKTSSHCVSKNASEEGICPACTNFESSKIILEVAKPLITKCENACQHSNHHSQGIENSMNSSACKVNYTSEEGELDGREIKDSLQEDQIRKEMTVGTLSNGAPIKTICIPSHIKHSKEGLEGKGQDLPKETVFCKYDISDYVSQGLNQSANIPSPEKLLDQSPNVMSSSFKSKIQAEEPQTDEVLDCQSNLNRPDEWRSEDKPAKETKDSDERKSVIEPNRELSHNQKDLITCSGNNNPPSRGSPKKDDFKDFENIRACEDSSDNVVDTVCTNCSSKPAEGVLDRKACSALDSSAGQDKPALPESSRSAPSQREELNAGFTRMIDQNSDFPDATTCTVESLEIKKPCEEKVCRSLKDCEMDLCTDSCAHEAESAADHEPDVRVLGRANVSLNCIHHEQQVKGASLREPQAVDKGSRLEINSEFGKENSFGISPKELICSRYQDENSPRQGDLRSIERLPSYLSFQENSETNVNNTLGGETHPKNVFKPKDGEILCENVKDCIVLPEVKEGAPRDMSSPSERASIYISVKKGMSEVCHPDENASVRHLPLTLGTEAKVKREEIKEHWRGPLGHFIIGEKSKEMMTGEDGDIDNKSKISQTHFKCNRILVDAEEQHSQKVLENSLPKEEKHLCLKGAHPVLEQCISSHMLSDEVQNRGSSKDYKNEFTMMKEIPLAKLPGGDIAACSQKLKDPEMESLYHPLKKDFKLPAGHCLPGVPQKAQNPRCAGCDEIHGAFENTSRQKRVLPLKKQPHRTCKRASCQDQVMVGRKVSKIGSSTFLKSSSETIPTKEPRLLSSCAVSVSVQLESETVTPRSSTSHIPKQRGAPCQVLRSLNFRKPTKESALLTKLSILACKLVPITKTQKSRYWHCSSELLPVAKSYKRLRYKRFLDGFSYNTMQLNPYLAASRWDKKPNNKPVALYPLEAIKMSFIDLSNKMPSLLFGTEIFPVSFHMNSGSDCMAEAFKTFPEHCAPARLALGEAPRCPSRPPKWTFSFFFSHSGSGTATFREDTDLQSQAHSQAPPVPVQDSGGTATVQTRAGFSVLGLQTLLALCSPGCYRIWTKKWSFSNHMPTIQRLFMTQFTQGLKGLKPPASIADKVFCSLPYSVGRVLSIWSQHGPSTCPLEISALHSSHSKWQPSLQPSLGTTSSHNMLPYVPLPGMEAAYSTRGSEMRLEPPFPTLVPKSCLVTETAVSKLLLSASEFQVPGFDELDGVTAVCPRPQSSHPEQKEAEPEKRPKKVSQIRIRKTIPKPDPNLTPMGLPRPKRLKKKEFSLEEIYTNKNYKSPPANRCLETIFEEPKERNGTLISISQQKRKRVLEFQDFTVPRKRRARGKVKVAGSFTRAQKAALQSQELDALLIQKLMELETFFAKEEEQEQSSGC from the exons GAGGAACTCTTGATGCAATCAAGGAAAGAACTTTTATGCGCTGACCTCCCTGAAGATTTTCTAAGGAGCAAAG GAAATGTACAGATTACAACTGAAACTCTACTAAAATCCATTGAAAAAGTACAAGGTATGAAGGTCAATGAGGCTAAGATGGATAATACTGAAGGACACAGGCATGGCAACTTGAGTAAAGGTCTCTCCACTGGGTGCAGTGAATACCCAGAAGTAGACAAAATCATGACCAGTGGTGAAGTTTTAGAAACCAGCACGTTAGTTTCCCTAGAGCCTTTAACCTTTGTGGACTCTGGATTAACAGAAGCAACTtctaaagaaaaagaacatgaaGAATTAAAACTTTGTCCTTCTTCATTGTCATTATTACCAGGGAACAGTGCCATTTCCAAAGTGGACAATGGAAAGGAAGAGTTATGTAAATTAAACCTTGTCTGTGAAGCAGATGACAATCACCAACAGATTCTTGTCCACTGTAATGAAAAACACAGTTCTGCTCATGACCGCCCCATGCACACGAGAAGCGTAGTTGTTGCAGAACCCttggaagaaaattataaagTTTCATATTTCACATCAAGCTTGTCTAATGTAGAATCCAGAACAACATCCCTGGAAGAATGTGGTTCAAAAGGTGGTGGCTTGATTAAGAGATCTACTGAAAAGACAGACACTTCCTATTTGGATCAGGATGACCAAAGCAAGAACTTGGCTTCCAgagaggaaaatgaaaaacagcGTTTGAGCCCTGGGAGTGAAAGGGGAGAACTCTCTCCTTTTAATCCTGCTCAGCCAGAAGAGGATGCTAGTGGACATTGTTCTGGCTATTCTGGTGAAAAAGAGATTGTTGACTCTCCAAAGGAAAATATCAATGATAACTATTACATTCAAGGCCGTATCCATACGGAAAGCCTTTATTCTTTAATGCCCGGTTCTTCTACTGAAGCCACAAAAGTaatgttaaaagaaaataatttgaaaatgacTTCAGACATTCAAGGAAGCTTCATAAACTGTGAGGACCATACAGAAACATTTGCTAATATTAATCATTCAGGCAAACACTATGAAGAAAACAATTTTTCCTCATTGATGCAAATTGAAAAGCCAGAACGAACAACCACTACAGATCCCAGGATATtaaatgaaaagatttacagTAAAGATTCAGACTCCTTAGTCAATATCCAGAGGAGTCTGGAAAACAACACCCAGTTAAATGAAAGATCATGTAGTGGGTTTCTGTTTAAAAGAAAATCCCTTGTGAATACAATGCCAGAGGACCAGATAATTCCTATAAATGAAGTGTCAAAACCCAAATATGGTACTGTTCAGTTACCACCACCCCTAGAATGGGATTGCAGACCTGAGTCAGAAAAAACTATACAGAACTCACATGATGATATTCCACGTTTAGATGAACAGAGCATTGCTTGTGAAGTAAATGAACTTTCTTGTACTGATGAACTAGTTGTAAACAAAGTAGAAAGTGAATGTGTTTTAAATCAACAAGTGTCCCTTAATTCTCAAGACCACGTGAAGTTGCCATCTGACTCCTTACTAAATATAAACAAAGAGATGCTTAGAGCAAGACGTGAGGATTTCCAACAGAGTCATCACTATCCATTTGAGGTTGCAGCAGACATCATTGCTAATACCCAGACCGTTCCCATTAAGACTAGAATGAAAGACATCTCTCCACCAGGTGACAAAACCTGTGATGCTTCTTCAAACAGTTCAAAGTTAAGCATCAAACTAGGAAGCCTGGAAAGAAACAAACAAGTGGCTGATTCAGGAATAGAAGACCTGCATTTCAGGCTTCTTTCAAGTAAGAATGAAGCACCTGGCTTTCCTCAAGAAGTGTCTTTCATGGAATGTCAAAATGTTCATTCTCAGGATAAAACCAGCAGCCATTGTGTAAGTAAAAATGCATCAGAAGAGGGCATCTGTCCTGCTTGTACTAATTTTGAGTCTAGCAAAATCATCCTGGAAGTTGCAAAGCCTTTGATAACAAAATGTGAGAATGCATGTCAGCACAGCAATCACCACTCCCAAGGAATTGAAAACTCCATGAACAGTAGCGCCTGCAAAGTGAATTATACATCAGAGGAAGGTGAACTTGATGGGAGAGAAATTAAAGATAGCCTTCAAGAAGATCAGATCAGAAAGGAAATGACAGTAGGCACATTAAGTAATGGAGCCCCAATCAAAACCATTTGTATCCCCAGTCACATCAAACACAGTAAGGAAGGGCTAGAAGGAAAGGGACAGGATTTACCCAAAGAGACTGTATTTTGTAAGTATGACATCTCTGATTATGTTTCACAAGGACTAAACCAATCTGCAAACATTCCAAGTCCTGAAAAATTGTTGGACCAGTCTCCTAATGTTATGTCCTCCAGTTTTAAAAGCAAAATCCAGGCAGAAGAACCTCAGACAGATGAAGTCCTTGACTGCCAGAGTAACCTAAACAGACCAGATGAATGGAGAAGTGAAGATAAACCAGCTAAGGAGACAAAAGATAGTGACGAGAGAAAGAGTGTCATAGAGCCCAACAGAGAACTAAGCCACAACCAAAAGGATCTGATTACTTGTTCAGGCAATAATAACCCACCCTCTCGTGGTagtccaaagaaagatgattttaAAGACTTTGAGAATATTCGTGCCTGTGAAGACTCCTCAGACAACGTGGTAGACACTGTCTGCACAAACTGTAGCAGTAAGCCTGCAGAAGGAGTGCTGGACAGAAAGGCATGTAGTGCACTTGATAGCAGTGCAGGGCAAGATAAACCAGCATTACCTGAAAGCTCAAGGAGTGCCCCATCTCAGAGAGAAGAGCTGAATGCTGGATTTACAAGAATGATTGACCAGAACTCAGATTTCCCTGATGCTACTACCTGTACAGTGGAATCTCTTGAAATAAAAAAACCATGTGAAGAGAAAGTATGCAGATCTTTAAAAGATTGTGAAATGGACTTGTGTACAGATTCTTGTGCCCATGAGGCAGAGTCTGCTGCAGATCATGAACCGGATGTAAGAGTGTTAGGTAGAGCAAATGTGTCTTTAAATTGTATTCATCATGAACAGCAAGTTAAAGGAGCATCTCTGAGAGAACCACAAGCAGTGGATAAAGGATCAAGACTAGAAATAAATTCTGAGTTtgggaaggaaaattcctttggAATTTCTCCAAAAGAGTTGATATGTTCTAGATACCAAGATGAGAACTCTCCCCGCCAAGGGGACCTGCGCTCCATTGAGAGACTACCTTCATATCTGTCTTTTCAAGAAAATTCAGAAACTAATGTTAATAATACCTTGGGTGGAGAAACTCAcccaaaaaatgtttttaaaccaAAAGATGGTGAAATACTTTGTGAAAATGTAAAGGACTGCATAGTCCTGCCTGAGGTGAAGGAAGGAGCACCAAGGGATATGAGCAGTCCTAGTGAAAGAGCCAGTATATACATCAGTGTAAAAAAGGGTATGTCAGAAGTTTGTCACCCTGATGAGAATGCCAGTGTTAGACACTTGCCTTTGACATTGGGAACAGAAGCTAAAGTGaaaagagaagaaatcaaagaacactgGAGGGGACCACTGGGTCACTTCATTATTGgggagaaatcaaaagagatgaTGACTGGAGAAGATGGTGATATTGATAATAAGAGCAAGATTTCTCAGACCCACTTTAAATGCAACAGAATACTTGTTGATGCCGAAGAACAACACAGCCAGAAGGTTTTAGAAAACTCGTTGCCAAAGGAAGAGAAACATTTATGTCTAAAAGGAGCGCATCCTGTATTGGAACAATGCATATCATCTCATATGTTGTCTGATGAGGTGCAAAATAGGGGCTCATCTAAGGATTACAAGAATGAGTTCACCATGATGAAGGAAATCCCCCTAGCAAAGCTGCCCGGGGGTGACATCGCAGCATGTTCTCAGAAGTTAAAAGACCCAGAGATGGAAAGCTTGTATCATCCATTGAAGAAGGACTTCAAGTTGCCCGCAGGCCATTGCCTTCCTGGTGTCCCCCAGAAAGCACAAAACCCCCGCTGTGCTGGGTGTGATGAAATACACGGTGCCTTTGAGAACACTTCACGTCAGAAAAGAGTGCTTCCCTTAAAGAAGCAGCCCCATCGAACATGTAAAAGAGCTTCCTGTCAGGATCAAGTCATGGTGGGAAGAAAAGTAAGTAAAATTGGCAGCTCCACGTTTTTAAAGAGCTCCTCAGAAACCATCCCCACAAAAGAACCCAGACTTCTCAGTTCATGTGCAGTGTCTGTATCTGTACAATTGGAATCCGAAACAGTAACACCCAGGAGCTCAACTAGCCACATACCAAAGCAGAGGGGTGCTCCGTGCCAGGTTTTGAGGAGCCTGAACTTCAGGAAGCCTACCAAAGAATCAGCGTTACTAACCAAGCTGTCCATCCTCGCATGTAAACTGGTCCCCATCACAAAGACCCAGAAATCGAGATATTGGCATTGTTCCTCTGAACTCCTTCCAGTGGCTAAAAGCTACAAGCGGCTCAGATATAAAAGATTTCTGGATGGATTTTCATATAATACAATGCAGCTGAATCCATATTTGGCAGCTAGTAGATGGGATAAGAAGCCTAACAATAAGCCCGTGGCACTTTATCCTCTTGAAGCCATCAAAATGAGCTTCATAGATCTGAGCAACAAGATGCCATCTCTGCTGTTTGGTACGGAAATCTTTCCGGTATCCTTTCACATGAACTCAGGCTCAGATTGCATGGCTGAGGCCTTTAAGACTTTCCCCGAGCACTGTGCTCCAGCAAGGCTTGCCTTAGGAGAGGCCCCCAGGTGCCCATCTCGACCTCCCAAGTggaccttttctttcttcttctcacaTAGCGGTTCTGGGACGGCCACATTCAGGGAAGACACTGACCTCCAGAGTCAGGCCCACTCCCAGGCCCCTCCAGTTCCTGTCCAAGACTCTGGCGGCACAGCCACAGTCCAGACCAGAGCAGGTTTCTCTGTCCTCGGCCTTCAAACGCTGCTAGCACTTTGTTCCCCTGGATGTTACCGGATCTGGACAAAAAAATGGAGCTTCTCTAACCACATGCCTACCATACAGAGGCTCTTCATGACACAGTTTACACAGGGCTTGAAAGGATTAAAGCCTCCAGCATCCATAGCAGACAAAGTCTTCTGTTCTCTGCCCTACTCAGTGGGTAGGGTGCTGTCCATTTGGAGCCAGCATGGTCCTTCTACCTGCCCCCTCGAAATTTCTGCTCTTCATTCCAGTCACAGCAAGTGGCAGCCAAGCCTGCAGCCAAGCCTGGGCACAACAAGCAG CCACAACATGTTACCATATGTGCCTCTTCCAGGCATGGAAGCTGCATATAGCACCAGAGGCAGTGAGATGAG GCTTGAGCCTCCATTCCCTACCTTGGTACCAAAGTCTTGCTTGGTAACAGAAACAGCTGTCAGCAAGCTCCTGCTTTCAGCCTCTGAGTTCCAGGTTCCTGGATTTGATGAGTTGGATGGCGTGACAGCAGTGTGCCCCCGACCACAGAGCAGCCATCCAGAGCAGAAAGAG GCTGAGCCAGAGAAGAGGCCAAAGAAAGTCTCACAGATTCGCATCCGGAAAACTATTCCTAAGCcagaccctaaccttaccccCATGGGCCTCCCTCGACCCAAAAG GTTAAAGAAGAAGGAGTTTAGTTTAGAGGAAATATATACCAACAAGAATTATAAGTCCCCTCCTGCGAACAG GTGTTTAGAAACCATCTTTGAGGAACCTAAGGAACGAAATGGTACGCTAATCTCAATTAGTCAACAGAAGAGGAAGCGAGTTCTCGAATTTCAAGATTTTACGGTCCCGAGAAAGAGGAGAGCTCGCGGTAAAGTCAAGGTGGCAGGCAGCTTTACCAGGGCCCAGAAGGCAGCCCTGCAGAGTCAAGAGCTGGATGCGCTTTTGATACAGAAATTAATGGAACTGGAGACCTTTTTTGCCAAGGAAGAGGAACAGGAGCAATCATCAGGTTGTTGA